A window of Periplaneta americana isolate PAMFEO1 chromosome 7, P.americana_PAMFEO1_priV1, whole genome shotgun sequence contains these coding sequences:
- the LOC138703133 gene encoding uncharacterized protein isoform X1: MENRNNRCDKLIFQPIDKGADVVDQLKYCQNYFQHISNNISDSEKISLLYDNLRVVIGIVQKLSRNIEWTTIDIIRNICISLTKIIASCSLPLDGQLLSSTALCSLLHRILSVKEIIHLFYSYLCTEKLIVLTFDQSDWSSDFHICVQNVEIFKVCLCHGILKINGASDILYQTEKNENSLIYKMFNLIENVCMKYSRLTGISFKVLVLWLNKMSSELKLHLTSDILQRIFIIINSNWESPLSGIKEQNIRLFDLFLDACATNSTNKVDQRVNTVFQSVTNLLHHIMEEQSWKMKSKFLMLSMLVPRYGVRKTFAEFPDLAPGLLSSLSYSHLAAAGSDTYRSCIKNMAVEDWILIFLDPVVMLLTDGREIISTEKQNLFNYWIPNTLKIFPQVLNILMERLIEASHQYGFENNIFSIFSLLKLGKKGGLFCNTWEEHFSLCSLTFDDFLNLLNFALEHSNEAVRAEGFAVVCTSSKTRVIPSAKEFELVQKFLLENVNIDSSSLRQAILNSFMLFLSRLKDSGLHELKTNGYKHNPEVTVEGLTIMERGKVGNYKVSNLEINCKEIAKLTPTLQFFEWLHNFLISNLEPGTNYQRKIVSLHLYKLVLACFNGASQKIEKSSRQRPKKMPQEGERLVQYALNLGKWHFKSDKSHKILLSSILDPTDDIRETAGLILVEFFDFRELSAEKSKPMLEFALHLCSSPLFYETESGALLMKVLGNWTYKMPEEKRDKVICKMVNVDVKRSVKKSRNQDSGSILPLANQDKLLAGLIYKPKVSNYQQGELKATKIELKENVATFEGLRVMELSECEKMGDYDLPRIFEGLSVIARDGSVGQQTVPPPDKTCSPSDMKDPRKNYISKDSEFESLSSSGWFDEAKVMPRDKVIGHRVVSRPADKTCFETNTAGSKEDCASHSFKKGNVESVAWFDRPGTFEKLTDNDQYSLFPTAEETHWGRTDSKGYNVRQKVNSYPLNYDNKENHSVYEEFISESWEDYFLEENDNKSSTGINVAERKIDDWRYQNLSSKEVQDADDDDHTEANNSQLQTSTVSLRSRRRSRRPRRKKLKNLVGRSGYSTRLHIENTAIDRDLPVEELGWSLWNQFSSSSIKATTFNSQISYSPVSSSSGYESPKSQQPTYHKDFFSSDQEIHTRSQDRSRSVSIGSDIFNSSKFSSFSGKSSAKGSVYGKSLSNQSEMNKTPYHGTAPLSLFLIMRAEEQLVSLKENIFQAACSGSPLHGTLTALTRIAAQSTGPEFGCMSEDEVNWILSLLENAISFLLDLLAAKSISKSDVAPSFAEMDEAIKSSIQESLCNLEIEEEEMQLSPAHQLVYNCVWLNLKACCNLASDLSCTTSTSAAILRRCGGLITTVLTRCRHKGAIESAGVALSNFVKNVTSDTNSECKKEGQIMLRQYLTEFMDLLMCGGIKGSVTRRSAGLSILIHRIVASDMQVGKPLLHMCVSHLLNVTRTPIQPGASSSSSIVIDLPQAQALHFLRILAQDSSLRQDMAQYISSLALVCFSTFSSPEWTIRNAALQLSGALIPKLVGQKKAQDEEGAVGSDISLEEFFNHFPDLTEFILKSLQKATQCQKSQILQQHTDLVPMLSLLAKVAVGVIAFMNVHLIEKIAQYRVCFLQLMSSPIYHVRKLAAKAYERFIPLADSCSTIMTSVENFEICVTNCNETEFIENKLNGILLSLKYLLRKIKYERRNIPEFDSKMLKINTTLKKAMSNINFWNSCTYFNKVLVLQLLEDDIATSEIAYFSSDEVLEQILDVHNALEKEEIIPSYKPGLFLWASKVIEVAVKKCCPNDLVTTWYNSYVLCNHSPDIVSAAFGSLKYRLQFDDKIDDVIKSSLFILILKIGLDVSEDSYYYTVFPLCEVILMLVGNTKLNCAVAFRELQQVSQWCLSDDSDKSDYSMIALPVTAGLLSQYFAIGHCTKLSHTVLQFISKVADCIKNRSDPIKFEEDFRYNAARALHLLAPLLPKMLSLAKKDKPVNTKEMLNVIETLLNVELTLLQDEDYDVRQEASKFVVTYFTEVNQVPGSVSWNPYSSLKKLVKPEVLLTMLPVSHAAEFLWKKLLYADELRDAELKYRSHSHTNYEVTSPFEHGARNIYSEETKLVDILGMSLIEVLKTANAKEKDRLRKLICSRLLNFKDDVTAVLSMLTTKEPCDISSLSDRAIYYIVAKKILYQSQVVSALGIKKYCDMESVLLQLREILNFP, encoded by the exons ATGGAGAACAGAAATAACAGATGTGACAAACTTATATTCCAACCAATAGACAAAGGAGCAGATGTGGTGGATCAATTGAAATACTGCCAAAACTATTTTCAGCATATTTCAAATAACATTTCTGACTCAGAAAAAATATCACTGCTTTATGACAACTTAcgg GTTGTGATCGGCATTGTCCAGAAGTTATCAAGAAACATTGAGTGGACAACCATAGACATAATCAGAAATATTTGCATTTCACTAACTAAAATCATTGCGTCTTGTAGTCTCCCTTTAGATGGACAGTTGTTAAGTTCCACAGCACTTTGTTCATTGCTGCATAGAATATTATCAGTAAAAGagattatacatttgttttattcatatctctgtACAGAGAAACTTATTGTTCTTACTTTTGATCAATCAGATTGGTCATCAGATTTTCACATTTGTGTTCAAAATGTTGAGATTTTCAAAGTTTGTCTCTGTCATggtattctaaaaataaatggagcctcagatattttgtatcaaactgaaaaaaatgaaaattcgttaatatataaaatgtttaacctcatagagaatgtttgtatgaagtattcTAGATTGACAGGTATATCATTCAAAGTGTTAGTGTTGTGGTTGAATAAGATGTCGTCAGAACTCAAGTTGCACTTGACAAGTGACATACTTCAGAGgatatttataatcataaacagcAACTGGGAAAGCCCTTTAAGTGGtattaaagaacagaatattcgACTGTTTGATCTTTTTTTGGATGCCTGTGCAACAAATTCAACCAACAAAGTGGATCAGCGTGTTAATACAGTGTTTCAATCTGTAACTAATTTATTGCATCATATTATGGAAGAACAGTCATGGAAGATGAAGAGCAAGTTCTTGATGTTGAGTATGTTGGTGCCAAGATACGGAGTAAGGAAG ACATTTGCAGAATTTCCGGATCTTGCACCTGGCCTTCTTTCAAGTCTGTCCTACAGCCACTTGGCAGCTGCAGGCAGTGATACATACAGAAGTTGTATTAAGAATATGGCTGTAGAGGACTGGATTCTTATCTTCCTTGATCCAGTTGTTATGTTGTTGACTGATGGACGTGAAATCATTAG cACTGAAAAACAGAACTTATTCAACTATTGGATACCAAATACTTTGAAGATATTTCCTCAAGTCTTAAACATTCTTATGGAAAGGTTAATAGAAGCATCACATCAATATGGATTTGAAAACAATATCTTTTCCATCTTCAGTCTTCTGAAGCTTGGGAAGAAAGGAGGCTTATTTTGCAACACGTGGGAAGAACACTTTTCTTTATGTTCTCTTACATTTGATGACTTTCTAAATCTTCTGAATTTTGCTCTTGAACATTCCAATGAAGCAGTTAGGGCTGAGGGCTTTGCAGTTGTCTGCACTTCATCTAAAACTCGTGTTATACCCTCTGCCAAAGAGTTCGAACTGGTACAGAAGTTTCTTTTGGAGAATGTGAATATTGATAGCTCTTCTTTGCGACAGgcaattttgaattcatttatgTTGTTTCTCTCCCGTTTAAAAGATTCTGGACTtcatgaattaaaaacaaatggatATAAACACAATCCTGAAGTGACTGTCGAAGGACTAACAATAATGGAACGTGGAAAAGTTGGGAATTATAAAGTTtcaaatttagaaataaattgcAAAGAAATTGCTAAGTTAACTCCAACTTTACAATTCTTTGAATGGTTACATAATTTCCTTATATCAAACCTTGAGCCAGGAACAAATTatcaaagaaaaattgtttctCTTCATCTTTATAAGCTCGTATTAGCTTGCTTCAATGGCGCATCTCAAAAGATTGAGAAGAGTAGTAGACAGCGACCTAAAAAAATGCCTCAAGAAGGTGAAAGGTTGGTACAATATGCCCTGAATCTTGGAAAATGGCATTTTAAGTCTGATAAGAGTCATAAAATCCTACTGAGTTCTATTCTAGATCCAACAGACGACATAAGAGAAACTGCAGGTTTAATCTTAGTGGAATTCTTTGACTTCAGAGAACTGAGTGCTGAAAAGTCTAAACCAATGCTAGAATTTGCTTTACATCTGTGTAGTAGTCCTttgttttatgaaacagaaagtgGAGCATTGCTCATGAAAGTACTTGGTAATTGGACTTACAAGATGCCTGAAGAGAAACGTGATAAAGTGATTTGTAAGATGGTGAATGtggatgtcaaaagaagtgtcaAGAAGAGTAGGAACCAGGACAGTGGTAGCATTTTGCCTCTCGCTAATCAGGACAAATTGTTGGCAGGCCTTATTTATAAGCCTAAAGTTTCTAATTATCAACAAGGTGAATTAAAGGCTACTAAAATTGAACTGAAGGAAAATGTTGCAACTTTTGAAGGACTAAGAGTGATGGAATTGTCTGAATGTGAGAAAATGGGGGATTATGATTTGCCTAGAATATTTGAAGGATTGTCAGTTATAGCAAGAGATGGGTCGGTTGGTCAGCAAACTGTTCCTCCTCCTGACAAGACTTGCTCTCCATCTGATATGAAAGATCCAAGAAAGAATTATATAAGTAAAGATTCAGAATTTGAAAGTCTTAGCAGTAGTGGTTGGTTTGATGAGGCAAAAGTTATGCCAAGAGATAAAGTGATTGGCCATCGTGTTGTTTCTCGTCCTGCTGACAAAACTTGCTTTGAAACTAACACTGCAGGTTCAAAAGAAGATTGTGCGAGTCACTCATTCAAGAAAGGAAATGTGGAAAGTGTTGCATGGTTTGACAGGCCAGGAACATTTGAAAAATTAACAGATAATGATCAATACAGCTTATTTCCAACTGCTGAAGAAACTCATTGGGGTAGAACAGATTCAAAGGGATATAATGTAAGGCAGAAAGTTAATTCCTACCctttaaattatgataataaagaaAACCATTCCGTATATGAAGAATTCATATCAGAGTCTTGGGAGGACTATTTCTTAGAAGAAAATGATAATAAATCATCAACAGGAATAAATGTCGCTGAAAGAAAAATTGACGATTGGAGATATCAGAACTTGTCATCAAAGGAAGTACAagatgcagatgatgatgatcatacaGAGGCAAATAACTCACAATTACAGACATCAACAGTATCATTAAGGTCACGGAGAAGATCTAGAAGACCtagaaggaaaaaattaaaaaatctggttGGACGGTCGGGATACTCCACAAGACttcatattgaaaacactgcAATAGACAGGGATTTGCCTGTTGAAGAGTTGGGCTGGTCACTGTGGAATCAGTTTTCGTCATCTAGCATTAAAGCTACTACATTCAATTCACAGATATCATACAGTCCAGTCTCATCATCATCTGGCTATGAGAGTCCAAAGTCTCAGCAACCAACCTATCACAAAGATTTTTTCAGTTCAGATCAGGAAATCCATACAAGATCACAAGATAGAAGTAGGTCTGTCAGTATTGGCTCTGACATTTTTAATTcatcaaaattcagttcattttctGGTAAAAGTAGTGCCAAGGGCAGTGTTTACGGAAAATCTTTAAGTAATCAGTCAGAAATGAATAAAACACCATATCATGGCACAGCACCATTGTCATTGTTTCTTATAATGCGAGCTGAGGAACAGTTAGTTtctttgaaggaaaatatttttcaagCTGCTTGTTCTGGATCTCCTCTACATGGTACTCTCACGGCTCTGACCCGGATTGCTGCTCAGTCAACTGGACCAGAATTTGGATGCATGTCTGAAGACGAAGTTAATTGGATACTCAGCTTACTGGAAAATGCCATTTCCTTTTTGTTAGATTTACTGGCAGCCAAATCAATTAGCAAATCAG atGTTGCACCTTCATTTGCTGAGATGGATGAGGCCATAAAAAGTAGCATTCAGGAGTCACTTTGCAACCTAGAGATAGAAGAGGAAGAGATGCAACTGTCACCAGCTCACCAGTTGGTCTACAATTGTGTTTGGCTGAATTTGAAA GCATGCTGCAACCTGGCAAGTGATTTGTCATGCACTACATCCACAAGTGCTGCAATTCTGAGGCGCTGTGGAGGTTTGATCACTACAGTTCTCACCAGATGTCGTCATAAAGGGGCTATAGAATCTGCAGGAGTTGcattgtccaattttgtgaagaaTGTTACAAGTGACACCAATTCAGAATGTAAGAAGGAAGGTCAGATAATGCTGAGACAATATCTGACtgaatttatggatttgttaatGTGTGGTGGCATTAAAGGATCAGTCACCAGGCGTTCTGCTGGTTTATCGATACTAATCCATAGGATTGTAGCAAGTGATATGCAAGTGGGCAAG CCTCTTCTTCACATGTGTGTATCACACTTGCTGAATGTTACTCGAACACCAATACAACCTGGAGCTAGCTCATCCAGCTCAATAGTGATAGATCTTCCTCAAGCACAGGCATTACATTTCTTGAGAATTCTAGCACAAGATTCGTCACTGCGACAGGATATGGCTCAATATATCAGCTCATTGGCATTAGTATGTTTCAGTACCTTCTCCTCTCCTGAATGGACAATCAG GAATGCAGCATTGCAATTGTCTGGTGCACTCATCCCAAAACTTGTTGGGCAGAAAAAAGCTCAGGATGAAGAAGGAGCAGTGGGAAGTGATATCAGCCTTGAAGAATTTTTTAACCATTTTCCAGATCTCACTGAATTCATACTAAAGTCCTTGCAAAAAGCTACACAGTGCCAAAAGTCACAGATCTTGCAACAGCACACAGATCTAGTACCAATGCTCTCTTTGCTTGCTAAAGTTGCTGTCGGTGTTATAGCATTTATGAACGTTCATTTGATTGAAAAGATTGCTCAATATCGTGTCTGTTTTCTACAGTTGATGTCGAGTCCTATCTATCATGTGCGGAAACTGGCTGCAAAAGCATATGAAAGGTTCATACCCCTTGCTGATAGCTGCAGTACCATTATGACTTCAGTCGAAAATTTTGAGATATGTGTCACAAATTGCAATGAAACAGAATTCATTGAGAAtaaattgaatggaatactgctcTCGTTGAAGTATCTTTTAAGGAAAATTAAATACGAGAGAAGAAATATACCTGAATTTGACTCTAAGATGTTGAAGATTAACACAACGCTAAAGAAAGCTATGAGTAATATTAATTTCTGGAATTCATGCACGTATTTCAACAAGGTCTTGGTCCTTCAGTTACTTGAAGATGATATTGCTACAAGTGAAATTGCTTATTTTTCGAGTGATGAAGTTTTGGAACAAATATTGGATGTGCACAATGCACTTGAGAAAGAAGAAATCATTCCTTCTTATAAGCCCGGTTTGTTTCTCTGGGCCTCAAAAGTAATAGAAGTTGCTGTGAAAAAATGTTGTCCTAATGACCTGGTCACTACATGGTATAATTCGTACGTACTCTGTAATCATTCTCCTGATATTGTCTCCGCAGCTTTTGGAAGTCTGAAGTATAGACTTCAGTTTGATGATAAAATTGATGATGTTATAAAGTCttcattattcattttaattttgaaaattggcTTAGATGTTTCTGAAGACTCATATTACTACACTGTATTTCCATTGTGTGAGGTCATACTCATGTTGGTAGGAAATACAAAGTTAAATTGTGCTGTAGCGTTCAGAGAGCTACAGCAGGTATCTCAGTGGTGTTTGAGTGATGACAGTGACAAATCTGACTACAGTATGATAGCACTGCCAGTTACAGCTGGACTTCTTTCACAGTATTTTGCCATAGGACATTGTACTAAACTTTCACATACAGTCCTACAATTTATATCAAAAGTTGCAGATTGTATCAAAAATAGAAGTGACCCAATCAAATTTGAAGAAGATTTCAGATACAATGCTGCAAGAGCTTTGCATCTTTTAGCACCATTACTTCCAAAAATGCTTTCATTAGCAAAGAAAGACAAGCCAGTTAATACAAAAGAAATGCTTAATGTTATTGAAACCCTTTTAAATGTTGAACTTACTTTACTTCAAGATGAAGATTATGATGTGCGGCAAGAAGCTTCAAAATTTGTTGTCACTTATTTTACTGAAGTGAATCAAGTACCCGGATCTGTGTCTTGGAATCCTTACTCTAGTCTCAAGAAGTTGGTAAAACCGGAAGTACTTCTGACAATGTTACCTGTATCACATGCTGCagaatttttatggaaaaaactCTTATATGCAGATGAACTTCGCGATGCTGAACTGAAATATAGGAGTCATAGTCACACAAATTACGAAGTCACAAGTCCCTTTGAGCATGGCGCAAGGAATATATATAGTGAAGAAACAAAATTAGTGGATATTTTGGGAATGAGTCTTATCGAAGTACTTAAGACCGCAAATGCAAAAGAGAAAGACAGGCTGAGAAAGTTAATATGCAGCAGATTATTGAATTTTAAAGATGATGTAACAGCAGTATTATCAATGCTGACAACAAAGGAACCAT